In Thauera sedimentorum, a single genomic region encodes these proteins:
- a CDS encoding response regulator transcription factor: protein MTRSAGSIWIVEDDAAVAQLIRGALEKYDFRCEHFATGAALLRQLRQGVPALCILDLGLPDMDGLELLRQIRSRHGFGLLVLTGRGDTHDRVTGLELGADDYMVKPFEPRELIARVRSVLRRYQPAAPSAEAPRVAEFAGWRFDTATHELTAPDGRSEGLSLAEASVLRRLLERPNQILSREQLLDGRNLDALDRSIDLRISRLRKRLEENPQHARLIRTVYGAGYLLCAEVAWH, encoded by the coding sequence ATGACGCGTAGCGCCGGGTCGATCTGGATCGTCGAGGACGACGCCGCGGTCGCGCAGCTGATCCGCGGCGCGCTGGAGAAGTACGACTTCCGCTGCGAGCACTTCGCCACCGGCGCCGCGCTGCTGCGCCAGCTGCGCCAGGGCGTGCCGGCACTGTGCATCCTCGACCTCGGCCTGCCGGACATGGACGGGCTGGAACTGCTGCGCCAGATCCGCAGCCGGCACGGCTTCGGCCTGCTGGTGCTGACCGGGCGCGGCGACACCCACGACCGGGTGACCGGCCTGGAACTGGGCGCCGACGATTACATGGTCAAGCCCTTCGAGCCGCGCGAGCTGATCGCCCGCGTGCGCAGCGTGCTGCGCCGCTACCAGCCGGCCGCACCCAGCGCCGAGGCGCCGCGGGTGGCCGAGTTCGCCGGCTGGCGCTTCGACACCGCGACCCACGAACTCACCGCGCCGGACGGCCGCAGCGAAGGCCTGTCGCTGGCCGAAGCCAGCGTGCTGCGCCGCCTGCTGGAACGCCCCAACCAGATCCTGTCGCGCGAGCAACTGCTCGACGGGCGCAACCTGGACGCGCTGGACCGCAGCATCGACCTGCGCATCTCGCGCCTGCGCAAGCGCCTGGAGGAAAACCCGCAGCACGCCCGGCTGATCAGGACGGTGTATGGCGCCGGCTACCTGCTGTGTGCCGAGGTGGCGTGGCACTGA
- a CDS encoding LON peptidase substrate-binding domain-containing protein: MAADTARLPLFPLGTVLFPDGLLPLRVFEARYMDMTARCLREQSSFGVCLIAAGQEVGEPALPYLVGTEAKIETWDMGEPGVLSIVARGGRRFRVEDHEVQADGLLTATVRWLDPALAQSVPDAQADILPLLGAIAGEVGNPLPEPHRFDDAAWVGARYAELLPIPLRARQALLELDDVVSRLEIIQQYLRQHGLLGREG, from the coding sequence ATGGCCGCTGACACCGCGCGCCTGCCGCTGTTTCCGCTCGGCACGGTGCTGTTCCCCGACGGCCTGCTGCCGCTGCGCGTGTTCGAGGCGCGCTACATGGACATGACCGCACGCTGCCTGCGCGAGCAGTCGAGCTTCGGCGTGTGCCTGATCGCCGCCGGGCAGGAAGTGGGCGAGCCGGCGCTGCCCTACCTGGTGGGCACCGAGGCGAAGATCGAAACCTGGGACATGGGCGAACCGGGCGTGCTGTCCATCGTCGCCCGCGGCGGGCGGCGCTTCCGCGTCGAGGACCACGAGGTCCAGGCCGACGGCCTGCTCACCGCCACGGTGCGCTGGCTGGACCCGGCGCTGGCGCAATCGGTGCCGGACGCCCAGGCCGACATCCTGCCGCTGCTGGGCGCGATCGCCGGCGAGGTCGGCAACCCGCTGCCCGAACCGCACCGCTTCGACGACGCCGCCTGGGTGGGCGCGCGCTACGCCGAACTGCTGCCGATTCCGCTGCGCGCCCGCCAGGCGCTGCTGGAGCTGGACGACGTGGTCAGCCGGCTGGAGATCATCCAGCAGTACCTGCGCCAGCACGGGTTGCTCGGGCGCGAGGGCTGA
- a CDS encoding PAS-domain containing protein encodes MNLQAARQLSAAPQADGAPVGDHLYRQMVGGALELFDQGVTVFDAGLRLIAWNRRFVAMLEFPAELLVAGTPYERFVRYNVARGEYGEYDDCAGTADAACVEALVAARMAAARRFHPHHTRWVRPNGRVLELRGQPLPDDAGFVTFYADITDQQQRQDEIDRQKAELEAHIQRRTAELTAANAELTAAIERNREITVALRYSEGRLRQITDAIPAHIAYFDKTWTYRYANRRYAEWFGWTSETIVDQPIPTVIGARLFDHVAEPVRRALGGEEVSYEYVLAAADGSERHARSTLVPDFSPAGEVLGCFVHGVDITEQRRTQSALAQAQKMEAIGQLTGGLAHDFNNMLTVVAGNLNELRAARAGDAVVAEYADPALLAANRGAALIRRLLAFARQQPLSPRAVEVDELIHGLTRLLRRSLPENIAIYTAADTPQPVALADPHQLESALLNLALNARDAMPNGGELRIHAGIETLGEVAAADLELAPGPYVQISVGDNGQGMDGSTLARVFEPFFTTKKASGGTGLGMAMVYGFIKQSGGGVRIRSRQACGTTVALLLPCAQAGDGAAGDYCPAAGDPAGWLKGRLVLLVEDDAEVRRVVRKQLAALGCAVLEAENGEEAADLLESVPAVSLVVSDVVMHGSMDGHALARFARGFRPELPVILMSGYTDAAASIGDDLALPILAKPFTREGLYAALSRIAPLVPGRPDDDA; translated from the coding sequence ATGAACCTCCAGGCCGCCCGCCAGCTCTCCGCCGCCCCGCAAGCCGACGGCGCCCCCGTCGGCGACCACCTCTACCGCCAGATGGTCGGCGGCGCGCTGGAACTGTTCGATCAGGGGGTCACCGTGTTCGATGCCGGGCTGCGGCTCATCGCCTGGAACCGGCGTTTCGTCGCCATGCTGGAGTTTCCCGCGGAGCTGCTGGTGGCCGGCACGCCCTACGAGCGCTTCGTGCGCTACAACGTGGCGCGCGGCGAGTACGGCGAGTACGACGACTGTGCCGGTACCGCGGACGCAGCCTGCGTGGAGGCCCTGGTGGCCGCGCGCATGGCCGCCGCGCGCCGCTTCCACCCTCACCACACGCGCTGGGTGCGGCCCAACGGCCGGGTGCTGGAACTGCGCGGCCAGCCCCTGCCCGACGATGCCGGCTTCGTCACCTTCTACGCCGACATTACCGACCAGCAGCAGCGCCAGGACGAGATCGACCGCCAGAAGGCCGAGCTCGAAGCCCACATCCAGCGCCGCACCGCGGAGCTCACCGCGGCCAACGCGGAGCTGACCGCGGCCATCGAGCGGAACCGCGAGATCACCGTGGCGCTGCGCTACAGCGAAGGCCGCCTGCGCCAGATCACCGACGCGATTCCCGCGCACATCGCCTACTTCGACAAGACCTGGACCTACCGCTACGCCAACCGGCGCTATGCCGAGTGGTTCGGGTGGACCAGCGAGACCATCGTCGACCAGCCCATTCCCACGGTGATCGGTGCCCGCCTGTTCGACCACGTGGCCGAGCCGGTGCGCCGCGCGCTGGGCGGCGAGGAAGTGAGCTACGAATACGTCCTCGCCGCCGCGGACGGCAGCGAACGCCATGCGCGCAGCACGCTGGTGCCGGACTTCAGCCCCGCCGGCGAGGTGCTGGGCTGCTTCGTGCATGGCGTGGACATCACCGAGCAGCGCCGCACGCAGAGCGCGCTGGCGCAGGCACAGAAGATGGAGGCCATCGGCCAGCTCACCGGCGGCCTGGCGCACGACTTCAACAACATGCTCACCGTGGTCGCCGGCAACCTCAACGAACTGCGCGCGGCGCGCGCCGGCGACGCGGTGGTGGCCGAGTACGCCGACCCCGCCCTGCTCGCGGCCAACCGCGGCGCCGCGCTGATCCGCCGCCTGCTCGCTTTCGCGCGCCAGCAGCCGTTGTCGCCGCGCGCGGTGGAGGTCGATGAGCTGATCCACGGGCTCACCCGCCTGCTGCGCCGCTCGCTGCCGGAGAACATCGCCATCTACACCGCGGCCGACACGCCGCAGCCGGTGGCGCTGGCCGACCCGCACCAGCTGGAGAGCGCACTGCTCAACCTCGCGCTCAATGCGCGCGACGCCATGCCCAACGGCGGCGAGCTCCGTATCCACGCCGGCATCGAGACGCTGGGCGAAGTCGCCGCGGCCGACCTGGAACTCGCGCCCGGGCCTTACGTGCAGATCAGCGTCGGCGACAATGGCCAGGGCATGGACGGCAGCACCCTGGCGCGGGTGTTCGAGCCCTTCTTCACCACCAAGAAGGCCAGCGGCGGCACCGGCCTGGGCATGGCCATGGTGTACGGCTTCATCAAGCAGTCCGGCGGCGGGGTGCGCATCCGCAGCCGCCAGGCCTGCGGCACCACGGTGGCGCTGCTGCTGCCCTGCGCCCAGGCCGGCGATGGCGCGGCGGGCGACTACTGCCCGGCGGCGGGCGATCCGGCCGGCTGGCTCAAGGGCCGGTTGGTGCTGCTGGTGGAGGACGACGCCGAGGTGCGCCGCGTGGTGCGCAAGCAGCTTGCCGCCCTGGGCTGCGCGGTGCTGGAAGCCGAGAACGGCGAGGAGGCCGCCGACCTGCTGGAGAGCGTCCCCGCGGTGTCGCTGGTGGTATCCGACGTGGTCATGCACGGCAGCATGGACGGCCACGCGCTGGCGCGCTTCGCGCGCGGCTTCCGCCCGGAGCTGCCGGTGATCCTGATGAGCGGCTACACCGACGCCGCGGCGAGCATCGGCGACGACCTGGCGCTGCCCATCCTGGCCAAGCCCTTTACCCGCGAGGGCCTGTATGCGGCCTTGAGCCGCATTGCCCCGCTCGTGCCCGGGAGGCCGGACGATGACGCGTAG
- a CDS encoding flavin prenyltransferase UbiX — MNKTIAVAFTGASGMPYGMRLVDCLLAAGCQVWLLYSQVAQIVARQEMGIELPSRPAEVEAALRERFKDVDGRLRVFGREEWFAPPASGSNPPDAMVVCPCTMGTLAAIAAGLAQNLIERAADVAIKEGRKLVLVPRETPLSALHLENMLRLARLGVVILPPSPGFYNHPQSIDDLVDFVVARILDQLGVAHNLMPRWGETGEGADDGR; from the coding sequence ATGAACAAGACCATCGCCGTCGCCTTCACCGGCGCTTCCGGCATGCCCTACGGCATGCGGCTCGTCGACTGCCTGCTGGCTGCCGGCTGCCAGGTATGGCTGCTGTATTCGCAGGTCGCGCAGATCGTCGCCCGCCAGGAGATGGGCATCGAACTGCCCTCGCGTCCGGCCGAGGTGGAGGCGGCGCTGCGCGAGCGCTTCAAGGATGTCGACGGCCGCCTGCGGGTGTTCGGCCGCGAGGAATGGTTCGCCCCGCCGGCCTCCGGCTCCAACCCGCCGGACGCCATGGTGGTGTGCCCGTGCACCATGGGCACGCTGGCCGCAATCGCCGCCGGCCTGGCGCAGAACCTGATCGAGCGCGCCGCCGACGTGGCCATCAAGGAAGGCCGCAAGCTGGTGCTGGTACCGCGCGAGACGCCGCTGTCCGCGCTGCACCTGGAGAACATGCTGCGCCTGGCGCGCCTGGGCGTGGTCATCCTGCCGCCCAGCCCGGGCTTCTACAACCACCCGCAGAGCATCGACGATCTGGTGGATTTCGTGGTCGCGCGCATCCTCGACCAGTTGGGCGTCGCGCACAACCTGATGCCGCGCTGGGGCGAGACCGGCGAGGGGGCCGACGATGGCCGCTGA
- a CDS encoding DNA ligase, with amino-acid sequence MRYLCIRRLALHTLLALFCLAPATGMTGAATPPAVMLAERYHEAIDPAGYWVSEKLDGVRAIWDGQQLRLRSGRPIVAPPWFLAALPAQRLDGELWLGRRRFDELSGLIRREAPDDPRWREVRYMLFELPGGQGDFSERVEGLRAIAASIGVPWVQAVPQRRVADRRALQALFDEVVRGGGEGLMLHRADAAWTAGRSDALLKLTPWLDAEARVIAHLPGKGRLAGMTGSLLVETPDGRRFRVGSGLTDVLRRTPPAPGTLVTYRYRELTPKGLPRFPRFLRVRELP; translated from the coding sequence ATGAGATACCTCTGCATCCGCCGGCTGGCGCTGCACACCCTGCTGGCGCTCTTCTGCCTGGCCCCGGCGACAGGCATGACGGGCGCCGCGACGCCGCCGGCCGTGATGCTCGCCGAGCGCTACCACGAGGCTATCGACCCGGCCGGCTACTGGGTCAGCGAGAAGCTCGACGGCGTGCGCGCGATCTGGGATGGGCAGCAACTGCGCCTGCGCAGCGGACGGCCGATCGTCGCCCCGCCCTGGTTCCTCGCCGCCTTGCCCGCCCAGCGGCTGGACGGCGAGCTGTGGCTGGGGCGACGACGCTTCGACGAGCTCTCCGGCCTGATCCGCCGCGAGGCGCCGGACGATCCGCGGTGGCGCGAAGTGCGCTACATGCTGTTCGAACTGCCGGGCGGGCAAGGCGACTTCAGCGAGCGGGTCGAAGGCCTGCGCGCCATCGCCGCGAGCATCGGCGTGCCCTGGGTGCAAGCGGTGCCGCAGCGGCGCGTGGCCGACCGCCGCGCCCTGCAGGCGCTGTTCGACGAAGTGGTGCGCGGCGGCGGCGAAGGGCTGATGCTGCACCGCGCCGACGCAGCGTGGACGGCCGGGCGCAGCGACGCGCTGCTCAAGCTCACCCCCTGGCTGGACGCCGAGGCGCGGGTGATCGCCCATCTGCCAGGCAAGGGGCGGCTGGCCGGCATGACCGGCTCGCTGCTGGTGGAAACACCGGACGGGCGGCGCTTCCGCGTCGGCAGCGGACTCACCGACGTCTTGCGTCGGACCCCGCCCGCACCCGGCACCCTGGTCACCTACCGCTACCGCGAGCTCACCCCCAAGGGCCTGCCGCGCTTTCCGCGTTTCCTGCGAGTGCGCGAGCTGCCCTGA
- a CDS encoding pyridoxamine 5'-phosphate oxidase family protein yields MTRLPAPSPRTRVRRLPDRAHYDADTVAAVVDAARVCTVAFNWNGSVHALPTAHWREGDHLCIHGARASRMLQALTEGECCVTVASIDGLVMARSAFHHSMNYRSAAIYGRFEAVEDAAHKEAALRAFIEALAPGRWAQLRPVSAKELNATTVLRLPLAEASVKIRNWGVKDDAEDMDWPVWAGVVPLATVAGAPQTDPDSVVREVPAAFG; encoded by the coding sequence ATGACCCGTCTTCCCGCCCCCTCGCCGCGCACCCGCGTCCGCCGCCTGCCCGACCGCGCCCATTACGACGCGGACACCGTCGCCGCCGTGGTCGACGCGGCGCGGGTATGCACCGTGGCCTTCAACTGGAACGGCTCGGTGCACGCCTTGCCCACCGCACACTGGCGCGAGGGCGACCACCTCTGCATCCACGGCGCGCGCGCCTCGCGCATGTTGCAGGCGCTCACCGAAGGCGAGTGCTGCGTGACCGTGGCCAGCATCGACGGCCTGGTAATGGCGCGCTCGGCCTTCCACCATTCGATGAACTACCGCTCGGCGGCGATCTACGGGCGCTTCGAGGCGGTCGAGGATGCCGCACACAAGGAAGCGGCACTGCGCGCCTTCATCGAGGCGCTCGCCCCCGGGCGCTGGGCACAGCTGCGCCCGGTCAGCGCCAAGGAGCTCAACGCCACCACGGTGCTGCGCCTGCCGCTGGCCGAGGCCTCGGTGAAGATCCGCAACTGGGGCGTGAAGGACGACGCCGAGGACATGGACTGGCCGGTGTGGGCCGGGGTTGTGCCGCTGGCCACGGTGGCCGGCGCGCCGCAGACCGATCCGGACAGCGTGGTACGTGAGGTGCCGGCGGCCTTCGGCTAA